Proteins co-encoded in one Flavobacterium sp. M31R6 genomic window:
- a CDS encoding phage integrase SAM-like domain-containing protein, which translates to MASFKFFTKGNGNLSTIYVRFYHGRKIDITKSTSLLINPKFWNNTKGVVKQISEFSDKINFQKKLSDLENAIIDNFNNDYANGIIINAEWLEVQLNKHLNRKEITDLNYFINYAENYLKKLPSTKRHDGKMGVTKATITKIKTVIKKVTDYEKHFKKKLLLTDINLKFHENFIYYLHDIEKLNFNTVGKYIQFVKTIVYDAKNHDLNINHEIEKKEFKQIREKTTFVTLSENEIDLIFNKDFSDKPSLDNARNWLIIGVWTGARAGDLLNFTDKKINNNFIEYVAQKTQQKIVIPMHWQVKAILEKCNGLPHKISTQKYNDYIKLVCQEVGLNELIEGSKSVDINNKENSKIKKPKIFRKQKDIYKKWELVSTHIARRSFATNHYGKLPTPVLMSATGHTTEKMFLAYIGKSSIDNAEILRTYWNKLEQIKEQKTVLQIAN; encoded by the coding sequence ATGGCATCATTTAAGTTTTTCACAAAAGGAAACGGTAATCTTTCAACAATTTATGTTAGGTTTTATCACGGGCGAAAAATTGATATTACGAAATCAACCTCGTTATTGATAAATCCTAAATTTTGGAACAATACAAAGGGAGTTGTTAAACAAATTTCTGAATTTAGCGACAAAATTAATTTTCAAAAAAAATTAAGTGATTTAGAAAACGCAATTATTGATAATTTTAATAATGACTATGCAAACGGCATAATTATAAATGCGGAATGGTTAGAGGTTCAATTAAACAAGCATTTAAACAGAAAAGAAATAACAGATTTAAATTACTTTATTAATTATGCTGAAAATTATTTAAAAAAGCTACCTTCTACAAAAAGACACGACGGTAAAATGGGAGTTACAAAAGCAACCATAACAAAAATAAAAACCGTAATAAAGAAAGTTACTGATTACGAAAAGCATTTTAAGAAAAAATTACTTTTGACTGATATTAATTTAAAATTTCATGAAAATTTTATTTATTATTTACATGATATTGAAAAACTTAATTTTAATACGGTTGGAAAATATATACAATTTGTAAAAACTATTGTTTATGATGCAAAAAACCATGATTTAAATATTAATCATGAAATTGAGAAAAAGGAATTTAAACAGATTAGAGAAAAAACAACTTTCGTTACACTTTCCGAAAATGAAATTGATTTAATATTTAATAAAGATTTTAGTGATAAACCGAGCTTGGATAATGCTAGAAATTGGCTAATTATTGGTGTTTGGACTGGCGCAAGGGCTGGCGATTTATTGAACTTTACAGATAAAAAAATCAATAACAATTTTATAGAATACGTAGCACAAAAAACACAACAAAAAATCGTTATACCAATGCATTGGCAGGTAAAAGCAATTTTAGAAAAATGCAATGGATTACCACATAAAATTTCAACTCAAAAATATAATGATTATATTAAATTGGTATGTCAAGAGGTTGGATTAAACGAATTAATAGAAGGGTCAAAAAGTGTTGATATTAACAATAAAGAAAATAGTAAAATAAAAAAACCTAAAATATTTCGCAAACAAAAAGATATTTACAAAAAGTGGGAACTTGTTTCAACTCACATTGCAAGGCGTTCTTTTGCTACTAATCATTACGGAAAATTACCTACGCCTGTTTTAATGTCTGCGACGGGTCATACAACTGAAAAAATGTTTTTGGCTTATATTGGGAAATCTTCAATTGATAATGCTGAAATATTGAGAACTTATTGGAATAAACTAGAACAAATAAAAGAACAAAAGACCGTTTTACAAATCGCTAATTAA
- a CDS encoding gluconokinase: MEKTYIGIDIGTTATKAICFDANGNVLHQITKEYPMYHPEENWSTQKPNEILDSVLACIKEITKNTKPEFISFSAAMQSILIINKEGSPISDALLWADNRATSIATAIKKSEFGSIFYQKTGIPIHPFSPMTKLAWLKENEPNLFNNAFKFISLKEYIWHQLTGEYVIDSSMASGTGIMNIHTLQWDETILNYLNIKENQLSKIVSPTHKSKGIKDDFLYILGGGDGPLANLGTGSMEKNRIALSIGTSGAVRIPIEQPYIDAEMRTQCYHLMNNQYLKLGAVNNGAIILQWLKESLLKTNESYETLLEQAKQIPAGSDGLLFVPYLLGERAPIWDAEAQGTLLGIKITHHKVHFIRATLEGILFGLFSVVEILLPDSKIRKETTVMVSGGFGKSELWLQMVADIFQMNVVVSETIEGAAWGAVLIGFKATGNTKSLENKIETIFYPNPNHRLIYEKAFEKFKKVYPLLKDI, encoded by the coding sequence ATGGAAAAAACATACATAGGAATCGACATTGGCACAACGGCTACAAAAGCAATTTGTTTTGATGCAAACGGAAACGTATTGCATCAAATCACCAAAGAATATCCAATGTACCATCCTGAAGAAAATTGGAGCACTCAAAAGCCAAATGAAATTTTAGATTCCGTTTTAGCCTGCATTAAAGAAATTACAAAAAACACAAAACCTGAATTCATCAGTTTTAGTGCTGCTATGCAAAGCATTCTTATCATAAATAAAGAAGGTTCTCCAATAAGCGATGCGCTACTTTGGGCAGACAATAGAGCTACTTCAATTGCTACAGCCATAAAAAAATCTGAATTTGGATCTATTTTTTATCAAAAAACAGGTATTCCAATCCATCCTTTTTCTCCAATGACAAAACTAGCTTGGTTAAAAGAAAATGAACCCAATTTATTCAACAATGCTTTTAAATTTATCAGCCTCAAGGAATATATTTGGCATCAACTTACAGGAGAATATGTTATCGATTCCTCGATGGCATCGGGTACTGGAATAATGAACATCCACACTTTGCAATGGGATGAAACTATTCTTAATTATTTAAATATAAAAGAAAATCAACTTTCGAAAATTGTGTCACCAACGCACAAATCCAAAGGAATTAAAGATGACTTTTTATACATTCTAGGCGGCGGAGATGGCCCATTGGCGAATCTAGGAACTGGTTCAATGGAAAAAAATCGAATTGCCTTATCGATAGGCACTAGCGGAGCTGTACGAATTCCCATTGAGCAACCTTACATTGATGCTGAAATGCGGACACAATGTTATCATTTAATGAACAATCAATACTTAAAATTGGGAGCGGTAAATAATGGCGCAATCATTTTACAATGGCTTAAAGAATCCCTTTTAAAAACAAATGAATCGTACGAAACCCTTTTAGAACAAGCAAAACAAATTCCCGCAGGTTCTGATGGTTTGCTTTTTGTTCCCTATTTACTTGGAGAAAGAGCACCAATTTGGGATGCCGAGGCACAAGGAACTTTATTGGGTATTAAAATCACCCATCATAAAGTCCATTTTATAAGAGCTACTCTCGAAGGCATTCTTTTTGGATTGTTTAGTGTTGTCGAAATTTTACTTCCAGATTCCAAAATAAGAAAAGAAACTACCGTAATGGTCAGCGGTGGTTTTGGCAAAAGTGAGTTATGGCTGCAAATGGTGGCCGATATCTTTCAAATGAACGTTGTTGTTTCCGAAACCATTGAAGGAGCAGCCTGGGGAGCTGTTTTAATTGGATTTAAAGCTACTGGAAATACAAAATCATTAGAAAATAAAATTGAAACGATTTTTTACCCCAACCCAAATCACAGATTGATTTATGAAAAAGCATTTGAGAAATTCAAAAAGGTTTATCCTTTGCTAAAAGATATTTAG
- a CDS encoding gluconate:H+ symporter, with protein sequence MSILILIISIVLLLILISVIKLNAFIALIITALFVGITKGMPFPEIINSLQQGIGSTLGSLILILAFGVILGNLLSNSGAAQQISSVMTKLFGAKHIKWAMAITGFAVGISMFYNAGFIILIPMVFAVNTSTKQPLIYLGIAMASALSITHGFLPPHPGPTAIAVIFKANIGKTLLYGLIVALPALLIAGIIFPEFIKKISANPPKGLFESKTFQESELPSFTISIVSALIPILLMALATITELTLAETNSIRIILGYIGNPTIALLIAVLFVFVFLGIKRGQKMQDIIDKSSTALASVTMIILIIASGGAFKQVLIDSGIGTDLAVFFEKSTLSPLILGWLIATIIRVAIGSATVAGLTAAGIVQPLVASSGISPELMVLSIGAGSLMCSHVNDTGFWMFKEYFGISLKDTFKTWTVMETIIGIMGLIGVLILNQFVTI encoded by the coding sequence ATGTCCATATTGATTTTAATTATAAGCATTGTATTGTTACTGATTCTGATTTCTGTAATCAAGCTCAATGCCTTTATTGCACTAATCATTACCGCTCTCTTTGTTGGAATTACAAAAGGAATGCCTTTCCCCGAAATCATAAACTCATTGCAACAAGGTATTGGCAGCACACTCGGTTCTTTAATTTTAATTCTAGCCTTTGGAGTAATTCTTGGTAACTTATTATCAAATAGCGGAGCGGCACAACAAATAAGTTCCGTAATGACTAAATTATTTGGCGCAAAACACATTAAATGGGCGATGGCTATAACTGGTTTTGCCGTTGGTATTTCCATGTTTTACAATGCTGGTTTTATCATTTTGATCCCAATGGTGTTTGCAGTCAACACAAGTACTAAACAACCTCTTATCTATCTAGGTATTGCTATGGCATCCGCATTGTCTATTACCCATGGTTTTTTACCTCCACATCCTGGACCAACTGCCATTGCCGTAATTTTCAAAGCCAATATTGGCAAAACCTTACTTTATGGATTGATTGTAGCGCTCCCAGCTTTACTCATAGCGGGAATTATATTTCCGGAATTTATTAAAAAAATCAGTGCCAATCCTCCAAAAGGTTTATTCGAAAGTAAAACATTTCAAGAATCCGAACTTCCTTCTTTTACCATAAGCATCGTTTCCGCTTTGATTCCAATTTTACTAATGGCTTTGGCAACCATAACCGAATTGACATTAGCCGAAACCAATTCTATCCGAATCATTCTCGGATATATCGGAAACCCAACAATAGCCCTACTAATTGCCGTTCTGTTTGTATTTGTATTTTTAGGGATAAAGAGAGGTCAAAAAATGCAAGATATCATAGACAAATCAAGTACAGCACTTGCATCGGTAACTATGATTATTTTAATTATTGCATCAGGAGGTGCTTTCAAACAAGTTCTTATTGATAGTGGCATTGGAACAGATTTAGCCGTGTTTTTCGAAAAATCTACACTTTCACCCTTAATCCTAGGATGGTTAATTGCCACAATTATTCGAGTAGCAATAGGCTCGGCTACAGTGGCAGGATTAACCGCTGCAGGAATAGTTCAACCTTTGGTGGCGAGTTCAGGCATCAGTCCAGAATTGATGGTGCTTTCTATTGGAGCTGGAAGTCTGATGTGTTCCCATGTCAATGATACCGGTTTTTGGATGTTCAAAGAATATTTTGGCATTAGTCTAAAAGACACTTTTAAAACATGGACTGTAATGGAAACGATTATTGGGATTATGGGATTGATTGGTGTTTTAATTCTAAATCAATTTGTGACTATTTAA
- the gnd gene encoding phosphogluconate dehydrogenase (NAD(+)-dependent, decarboxylating) produces the protein MQIGIIGLGKMGFNLALNLNRNKYEVIAHDVNTTFVKNIEDEGIKTATTVEELCQQLQNRKVIWLMVPAGEIVDGVITSLLPFLNKNDIIIDGGNSNYKDSKRRYAQLKELGFDFLDCGTSGGTSGALNGACTMVGGDAAVFDYVSNVFQAISVTDGWLYTGEAGSGHFTKMVHNGIEYGMMQSIAEGFEVFEHSEYDINFEKTAKLFNHGSVVRSWLMELTESAFSKDPKLDGIKGIMHSSGEGKWTLETALDLGVPTPVIALSIMMRYRSQMQDTFSGKVVAALRNEFGGHAVEKNE, from the coding sequence ATGCAAATAGGAATTATAGGACTTGGGAAAATGGGATTTAATTTGGCTTTAAATCTAAATCGAAATAAATATGAAGTTATTGCCCATGATGTGAATACCACTTTCGTCAAAAATATCGAAGATGAAGGAATAAAAACAGCAACTACTGTTGAAGAATTATGTCAACAGCTACAAAATCGAAAAGTAATCTGGCTAATGGTTCCCGCCGGAGAAATCGTCGATGGAGTAATTACTTCCCTACTTCCTTTTTTAAATAAAAATGACATTATCATTGATGGAGGAAACTCTAATTATAAAGATTCCAAAAGAAGATACGCACAACTCAAAGAACTTGGTTTTGACTTTCTGGATTGTGGCACTTCTGGCGGTACTTCTGGAGCCTTAAACGGCGCTTGTACTATGGTTGGCGGAGACGCAGCTGTTTTTGATTATGTTTCCAATGTTTTTCAAGCAATTTCAGTAACCGATGGATGGCTTTATACCGGAGAGGCGGGCAGCGGGCATTTTACAAAAATGGTTCATAACGGAATAGAATATGGCATGATGCAATCCATAGCCGAAGGATTTGAGGTATTTGAACATTCTGAGTACGATATTAATTTTGAGAAAACGGCCAAACTTTTCAATCACGGTTCAGTTGTTCGCAGTTGGCTTATGGAACTTACCGAAAGTGCTTTTTCCAAAGACCCAAAACTAGACGGTATAAAAGGCATTATGCATTCTTCCGGTGAAGGGAAATGGACATTAGAAACTGCATTAGACCTAGGTGTACCTACTCCGGTAATTGCGCTTTCGATAATGATGCGATACCGTTCTCAAATGCAGGATACTTTTTCCGGAAAAGTAGTGGCCGCACTTCGGAACGAGTTCGGAGGCCACGCCGTTGAGAAAAACGAATAA
- a CDS encoding porin family protein: protein MMRLFLGCFLFLSFLRGYSQENTFSIDTLHVKIDSLYREDQFYAGLNYNSILKKPSGVSQQKISFGFSAGFLRDMPINKSRTFAIAPGIGFSFNNYLQNMAITGTSQNPVYSVIPSTVNYDKSRFEQLRVEIPIEFRWRNSTPVEFQFFRIYGGVKVSYLLADKSVYDDGTDKIVIKNNKDFEDFLYGVYLSVGYSAFNLQVYYNINSFFKSSAQIDSVPITMNALSIGVVFYIL from the coding sequence ATGATGCGATTATTTCTTGGCTGTTTTCTTTTTTTATCATTTTTAAGAGGGTATTCTCAAGAGAATACGTTTTCAATTGATACTTTGCACGTCAAGATTGATAGTCTTTATAGAGAGGATCAGTTTTATGCCGGACTTAACTACAATTCGATCTTAAAGAAACCTTCAGGGGTTTCCCAACAAAAAATATCTTTTGGCTTTTCAGCGGGATTTCTTAGGGATATGCCAATAAACAAAAGCAGGACTTTTGCAATAGCGCCTGGAATAGGTTTCTCGTTTAACAACTATCTTCAAAATATGGCTATTACAGGAACTAGCCAAAATCCTGTTTATAGTGTAATACCATCTACTGTAAACTATGATAAAAGCAGGTTCGAACAACTGCGCGTGGAAATCCCAATTGAGTTTAGGTGGCGTAATTCAACTCCTGTAGAGTTTCAGTTTTTTAGAATTTATGGAGGTGTTAAAGTCAGTTATTTACTGGCAGATAAATCAGTTTACGATGATGGCACTGATAAAATTGTCATTAAAAACAATAAAGATTTTGAAGACTTTCTTTATGGGGTGTATCTTTCAGTGGGGTACAGTGCTTTTAATCTGCAAGTGTATTACAACATAAACTCCTTTTTTAAATCTTCAGCTCAAATAGATTCTGTGCCCATCACCATGAATGCTTTGAGTATTGGTGTTGTATTTTATATTTTATAG
- the rpoN gene encoding RNA polymerase factor sigma-54, whose protein sequence is MLKQFLNLKISQKLSPQQIQLMKLIQLPTQAFEQRLLEEMNENPALESGKEEDNYEKDEFDTEQYDDYDDSEADRVEAEDINIDEYLNSDDTPDYKTQANNYSEDDETKETPFAATISFHQDLINQLNTFILNDEERDIAEFLVGSIDDMGYIRRTVSDLVDDMAFTQGLYTTEKQVEAILHIIHELEPTGVGARDLQECLLLQLKHKTPTESVDLATAIIEQQFDSFVRKHYDKLIQKFNISNEQLRNAIHEIERLNPKPGGSFSGNNKITENVVPDFTIRIVDGELELTLNGRNAPSLHVSKDYQEMMQTYKESKDKSHSQKDAVQFIKQKLDSAKWFIDAIKQRQDTLYVTMNAIMHYQKDYLLDGDETRLKPMILKDIADMVGLDISTVSRVANSKYVETPYGTKLIKEFFSEAMKNDQGEEVSTIEIKRILQNTIEEEDKKNPLPDDLLAEILKEKGYPIARRTIAKYREQLEIPVARMRKKL, encoded by the coding sequence ATGTTAAAGCAATTTTTAAATTTAAAAATATCACAGAAATTATCTCCACAACAAATCCAGTTGATGAAGTTAATTCAGTTGCCTACGCAAGCATTTGAACAAAGATTGTTGGAAGAAATGAATGAGAATCCTGCTCTTGAATCTGGGAAAGAGGAGGATAATTATGAAAAAGACGAATTCGATACAGAACAATATGACGACTATGATGATTCGGAAGCAGACAGAGTCGAAGCCGAAGACATTAACATAGACGAATACCTAAACAGCGATGACACTCCTGATTACAAAACGCAGGCCAACAATTACAGTGAAGACGACGAAACCAAAGAAACGCCATTTGCCGCAACGATAAGTTTTCATCAAGACCTCATCAATCAACTAAACACCTTCATCCTCAATGATGAAGAACGTGATATTGCCGAGTTTTTGGTGGGAAGCATTGATGATATGGGATATATCAGAAGAACCGTCTCAGACTTGGTCGATGATATGGCTTTTACCCAAGGATTGTACACCACTGAAAAACAGGTTGAAGCTATATTGCATATCATTCACGAACTCGAACCAACAGGCGTTGGAGCACGTGATTTACAGGAATGTCTGTTACTGCAATTAAAACATAAAACCCCAACGGAATCCGTTGATTTGGCCACGGCTATTATTGAACAGCAATTTGATTCTTTCGTAAGAAAACATTATGACAAACTGATTCAGAAATTCAATATCTCCAATGAACAGCTTCGAAATGCTATCCATGAAATCGAAAGGCTTAATCCAAAACCTGGAGGGTCTTTTTCCGGAAACAACAAAATCACCGAAAATGTAGTTCCTGATTTCACCATTCGCATTGTTGATGGAGAATTGGAACTTACCTTAAATGGCAGAAATGCCCCTTCCCTACACGTTTCCAAAGATTATCAGGAAATGATGCAGACCTATAAAGAATCTAAAGACAAATCGCATTCGCAAAAAGATGCAGTGCAGTTTATCAAGCAAAAACTGGATTCGGCCAAATGGTTTATAGACGCCATCAAACAGCGCCAAGACACTTTGTACGTAACGATGAACGCCATAATGCATTATCAAAAAGATTATCTACTAGATGGTGATGAAACGCGATTGAAACCAATGATTTTAAAAGATATTGCCGATATGGTCGGACTTGATATATCGACTGTTTCCAGAGTGGCCAACAGTAAATATGTAGAGACTCCTTACGGCACAAAACTGATAAAAGAATTCTTTTCGGAAGCGATGAAAAATGATCAGGGGGAAGAAGTATCCACAATTGAAATCAAAAGAATTCTTCAAAATACCATCGAAGAAGAAGATAAAAAAAATCCGCTTCCTGATGATCTTTTGGCTGAAATTCTCAAAGAAAAAGGATATCCAATCGCCCGAAGAACGATTGCAAAATACCGCGAACAACTGGAAATTCCCGTTGCCCGTATGAGAAAAAAATTATAA
- the asnS gene encoding asparagine--tRNA ligase — MRHTKVKDLLNSTTTLQEINAKGWVRTFRNNQFIALNDGSTINNIQCVVDFENTPDETLKRITTGAAVSVTGNLVESKGAGQKYEIQVNKLEILGDSDAEKFPMQPKKHSLEFLRENAHLRVRTNAFGAIMRVRSVLSFAVHSYFQQKGFVYVNTPIVTGADAEGAGEMFQVTSLPLDNLPKTEEGNIDYKKDFFGKHTNLTVSGQLEGETFAMALGQIYTFGPTFRAENSNTSRHLAEFWMIEPEVAFNDLNDNMDLAEDFIKYVVKYAVDNCSDDLKFLEGRLIEEEKSKPQAERSEMPLLEKLGFVMNNDFKRVSYTEAVDILRDSTPNKKKKFQYIINEWGADLQSEHERYLVEKHFKCPVILFDYPANIKAFYMRLNEDGKTVRAMDILFPGIGEIVGGSQREERFDVLVEKMKALGIDEEELWWYLDTRRFGSAVHSGFGLGFERLVLFVTGMTNIRDVIPFPRTPQNAEF; from the coding sequence ATGAGACATACAAAAGTTAAAGACTTACTAAACAGTACAACGACGTTACAGGAAATTAATGCAAAAGGTTGGGTTAGAACTTTTAGAAACAATCAGTTTATTGCTTTAAACGATGGTTCAACCATCAATAACATACAGTGTGTTGTCGATTTTGAGAATACTCCGGACGAAACTTTGAAGAGAATTACAACCGGAGCCGCAGTATCGGTTACCGGAAATTTGGTAGAAAGCAAAGGTGCGGGACAAAAATATGAGATTCAAGTAAATAAACTGGAAATCCTTGGAGATTCGGATGCCGAGAAATTCCCAATGCAACCTAAGAAACATTCATTGGAATTCTTGCGCGAAAATGCACATTTGCGCGTGCGTACAAATGCTTTTGGAGCGATTATGCGTGTGCGTTCGGTTTTATCTTTTGCAGTACACAGCTATTTTCAGCAAAAAGGCTTTGTATATGTAAACACGCCAATTGTTACAGGAGCCGATGCAGAAGGTGCTGGCGAAATGTTCCAAGTGACTTCATTGCCATTGGACAATTTACCAAAAACAGAAGAAGGCAACATTGACTATAAAAAAGATTTCTTCGGAAAACATACGAATTTAACGGTTTCGGGACAATTGGAAGGCGAGACTTTCGCAATGGCTTTGGGACAGATTTATACTTTTGGACCAACTTTTAGAGCCGAAAATTCTAATACTTCTCGCCATTTGGCTGAATTTTGGATGATTGAACCAGAGGTTGCTTTCAATGATTTGAATGACAATATGGACTTGGCCGAAGATTTCATTAAATATGTAGTGAAATATGCAGTTGACAATTGCAGTGATGATTTGAAATTCTTGGAAGGCCGTTTGATCGAAGAAGAAAAATCAAAACCACAGGCTGAGAGAAGCGAAATGCCTTTGTTGGAAAAATTAGGTTTTGTTATGAATAACGATTTCAAACGCGTTTCCTACACCGAAGCAGTTGATATCCTAAGAGATTCCACTCCAAACAAAAAGAAAAAATTTCAATATATCATCAACGAATGGGGGGCGGATTTACAGTCGGAACACGAGCGTTATTTGGTGGAGAAACACTTTAAATGTCCGGTAATCTTGTTTGATTATCCTGCAAATATCAAAGCTTTCTACATGCGTTTGAACGAAGATGGAAAAACAGTTCGTGCAATGGACATCCTCTTTCCTGGAATTGGAGAAATCGTGGGAGGTTCTCAAAGAGAAGAGCGTTTTGATGTTTTGGTTGAAAAAATGAAAGCCTTAGGAATCGACGAAGAAGAATTATGGTGGTACTTGGATACTAGAAGATTTGGTTCTGCGGTACACTCTGGTTTTGGACTTGGTTTTGAAAGACTGGTGCTTTTTGTAACAGGAATGACTAACATACGTGACGTAATTCCTTTTCCAAGAACACCACAGAATGCTGAATTTTAA
- a CDS encoding Hsp20/alpha crystallin family protein, producing the protein MNLIKRNVGQAPALHRLFFDDIFGRDFFNWENNNYSTTSTTLPSVNIKETSDNYEVEVAAPGMDKNDFKITLDGNQLTISSVKENEQTTGNENYSRREFSYQSFQRSFELPKNVVDEDKIIARYENGLLLLSIPKREEAKPRPPRMIEIL; encoded by the coding sequence ATGAATCTTATTAAAAGAAATGTAGGTCAAGCGCCAGCTTTACATCGTTTGTTCTTTGATGATATCTTTGGCCGTGATTTTTTCAATTGGGAAAATAATAATTATTCAACAACAAGTACCACGCTGCCTTCTGTTAACATCAAAGAGACTTCCGATAATTATGAAGTCGAAGTTGCCGCTCCGGGTATGGATAAAAATGATTTCAAGATTACACTTGATGGGAACCAATTAACTATCTCTTCGGTGAAAGAAAATGAGCAAACAACAGGGAACGAAAATTATAGCCGTAGAGAATTTAGTTACCAATCATTCCAGAGAAGTTTTGAATTGCCTAAAAACGTAGTGGATGAGGATAAAATAATAGCTCGTTATGAAAATGGACTTTTATTATTGTCCATTCCAAAACGTGAAGAGGCCAAACCAAGACCTCCACGAATGATCGAAATTTTATAA